The Alosa sapidissima isolate fAloSap1 chromosome 5, fAloSap1.pri, whole genome shotgun sequence genome has a window encoding:
- the lrwd1 gene encoding leucine-rich repeat and WD repeat-containing protein 1 has protein sequence MEKVTEKVLLEKATPKVTQLEQIKNLNLSRLGLKDKDLPVHLLSRLTSLEKLDLSGNMLLGMPAGLSLPSLRVLDCSNNDMEDIASLRSLTALEELSLEDNLYLTLNDQHKAIFLLPKLRIFNGKDIGPMANHIRHVTSGILMKRVVEIWEGSFKLPNPPTTESLAKVEKNFINDACFRVKYGPSSLSLYTKWRVEMIAREYFHSLIPTNVKDTQLNKDTQNRPTDTKEKVILTPVKRKTTDVEAESQIRCTPKRVRLSAQTPTKDSPRKSSRLQNTPQKAENAPASPLQSTVRNLATPTKQQRCSAKESVKPTTPQKRQTRTHSKMETDTPQETIKTISEEPVCLQPLHVLQCHSRQDNHNDFKTQLWACAFEPAANKSDGANLESTVATCGGESVCVIDCETGSVLKKYKVPGEEFFSLAWSTLLMSLKNSVPRHCSILAAAGKRGVVKLIHPRANLAFGEFRASRRAISIIRFSPQQSSYLFTGAYDGKISMWDIGGIDSDYNFKVSQLLVLEASSTPLHLALPASSADKHLVAACDDGLQCFNIQLNTNVQKRTMQMEITFPVYEKKDKTNNFRTIDGFCFLSDDVVASKSHMQGSIYLWSWSRTLASSSGRKKVSAAILAELQWSNTDVPYLSLNTCPSHGFVVCGDEKGRLWTYHLTEEMKAKFKSGKPIPTTEVLEWPSPVRAGLGAVEGPSINSVVMSQDLRYLVALSDRNMVVVWKSVVS, from the exons ATGGAAAAAGTAACAGAGAAAGTTCTCCTAGAAAAAGCTACTCCCAAAGTAACACAACTTGAACAGATAAAAAACCTAAA TCTGTCGCGACTTGGATTAAAAGACAAAGATTTGCCAGTGCATCTTCTGTCGAGGCTCACCAGTTTGGAGAAGCTGGACCTCTCTGGGAACATGTTGCTGGGGATGCCCGCGGggctctctcttccctccttgcGAGTTCTGGACTGCTCCAACAATGACATGGAGGATATCGCCTCTCTTCGGTCCTTAACAGCATTGGAAGAGCTTAGTCTTGAGGACAACTTGTACCTCACT CTGAATGATCAGCATAAGGCCATATTCCTCCTGCCCAAGCTGAGAATTTTCAATGGAAAAGACATCGGCCCAATGGCTAATCATATCCGGCATGTCACCAGCGGGATCCTAATGAAAAGA GTTGTTGAAATCTGGGAGGGAAGTTTTAAACTTCCTAATCCACCAACCACGGAGAGTCTGGCCAAAGTTGAGAAAAATTTTATCAACGATGCCTGCTTTCGAGTCAAATATGGCCCCAGCTCTTTGAGTCTTTACACAAAATGGAGG GTTGAGATGATTGCAAGAGAATACTTCCACTCACTCATTCCAACAAACGTTAAGGATACCCAACTCAACAAGGACACTCAAAACAGACCCACTGATACCAAGGAGAAG GTTATTCTCACACCAGTTAAGAGAAAGACGACAGATGTTGAAGCTGAGAGCCAAATACGATGTACCCCAAAGAGAGTTAGATTGTCTGCTCAAACTCCCACAAAGGACAGTCCCCGAAAATCCAGCCGGCTTCAGAACACCCCTCAGAAGGCTGAGAATGCCCCAGCCAGTCCTCTCCAAAGTACTGTGAGGAACTTGGCCACTCCAACAAAGCAGCAGAGGTGTAGCGCGAAGGAGAGCGTGAAACCGACCACCCCACAAAAGAGGCAGACAAGAACCCATTCTAAGATGGAGACTGACACCCCTCAGGAAACCATCAAAACCATCTCTGAG GAACCGGTGTGTCTGCAGCCCCTACACGTCCTGCAGTGCCACAGCAGACAGGACAACCACAACGACTTCAAAACCCAGCTCTGGGCCTGTGCCTTCGAACCTGCGGCAAACAAGAGTG ATGGCGCTAACCTGGAGAGCACGGTAGCCACCTGTGGAggcgagtctgtgtgtgtgattgactgTGAGACGGGCAGTGTACTGAAGAAATATAAAGTCCCTGGCGAG GAGTTCTTCTCTCTGGCGTGGTCAACATTGCTGATGTCTTTGAAGAATAGCGTGCCACGCCACTGCAGCATTTTGGCTGCCGCCGGGAAAAGGGGTGTGGTGAAACTAATTCACCCGAGGGCCAACTTGGCGTTTGGAGAGTTCCGGGCGAGCCGACGAGCCATCTCTATCATCCGCTTCAGCCCCCAACAGAGTAGCTACCTTTTCA ctggGGCATATGATGGCAAAATCTCTATGTGGGACATCGGTGGCATAGACTCCGATTACAATTTTAAAGTCAG tcagCTCTTGGTCCTAGAGGCCTCCTCCACGCCACTGCACCTCGCCCTGCCTGCATCTTCTGCAGATAAACATCTCGTTGCAGCCTGTGATGACGGTCTACAGTGCTTCAACATTCAGCTCAATACAAATGTACAAAAAAG GACAATGCAGATGGAGatcacatttcctgtttatgagaagaaggacaaaacaaacaacttcCGTACAATTGATGGTTTCTGTTTCCTGTCAGATGATGTTGTGG CCTCCAAAAGCCACATGCAAGGCTCCATCTATCTCTGGAGCTGGAGCAGAACTCTGGCTTCGTCCTCTGGTAGAAAGAAAGTGTCCGCAGCGATCCTCGCAGAACTGCAGTGGTCTAACACAGATGTCCCCTACCTATCACTCAACACCTGTCCCA GTCATGGTTTTGTAGTGTGCGGTGATGAGAAGGGAAGACTATGGACGTACCACTTGACAGAGGAGATGAAAGCCAAATTTAAGAGTGGAAAACCTATTCCCACAACAGAG GTTCTTGAGTGGCCATCGCCTGTCAGAGCTGGACTTGGTGCGGTGGAGGGCCCTTCAATTAACTCGGTTGTAATGAGCCAGGACCTGCGCTACCTGGTTGCTCTCAGTGACAGGaacatggtggtggtgtggaaaAGTGTTGTATCCTGA
- the orai2 gene encoding protein orai-2 isoform X2, with translation MSSELNVPMGSPAPGASERLQDGGGMDYRDWVRRSYLELVTSNHHSVQALSWRKLYLSRAKLKASSRTSALLSGFAMVAMVEVQLEMQYNYPRFLLIAFSVCTTVLVAVHLFALLISTCILPNVEAVSNIHNLNSVSESPHERMHHYIELAWGFSTALGILLFLAEVVLLCWIKFLPVDAKLCKHNCTSTAPQQTHYIGWEAALASTIIMVPVGFIFVIFTIHFYRSLVRHKTDRHHIEIEELHKIKVQLDGQERGLQAV, from the exons ATGAGCAGTGAGCTGAATGTACCAATGGGCTCCCCAGCTCCAGGTGCCTCAGAAAGACTTCAGGATGGTGGAGGAATGGATTATCGAGACTGGGTCCGCCGCAGCTATCTTGAGCTGGTAACATCAAATCACCACTCCGTCCAGGCATTGTCTTGGAGGAAGCTCTATCTCAGCAGGGCCAAGCTGAAAGCCTCAAGTCGCACTTCTGCATTGCTGTCTGGTTTTGCCATG GTGGCCATGGTTGAGGTGCAGCTTGAAATGCAGTACAACTACCCGCGTTTCCTGCTAATCGCCTTCAGCGTGTGCACCACCGTGCTGGTGGCGGTCCACCTCTTTGCCCTGCTCATCAGCACCTGCATCCTGCCCAATGTGGAGGCGGTCAGCAACATCCACAACCTCAACTCTGTGAGCGAGTCGCCGCACGAGCGCATGCACCATTACATCGAGCTGGCCTGGGGCTTCTCCACGGCCCTGGGCATCCTGCTCTTCCTGGCCGAGGTGGTGCTGCTGTGCTGGATCAAGTTCCTGCCCGTGGACGCCAAGCTCTGCAAGCACAACTGCACCAGCACGGCGCCGCAGCAGACACACTACATCGGCTGGGAGGCGGCGCTggcctccaccatcatcatggTGCCTGTGGGCTTCATCTTCGTCATCTTCACCATCCACTTCTACCGCTCGCTAGTCCGCCACAAGACCGACCGCCACCATATAGAGATCGAGGAGCTCCACAAGATCAAAGTGCAGTTGGACGGCCAAGAGAGAGGCCTGCAGGCGGTCTGA
- the alkbh4 gene encoding alpha-ketoglutarate-dependent dioxygenase alkB homolog 4, which yields MLLNALSLPPYVWLLLLERQMASEGVRSSMPVCGCKGIRTCLTCERITGKIGLTANEITKESQEFTYNPLSELAIRCVTGVQESFPFPGVFLCENFVTEEEEKELVSKMDEDIWRESQSGRRKQDFGPKVNFKKRRVRVGGFCGLPSISQKLVAQMNQLPQLNGFHPVEQCNLDYNPQRGSSIDPHLDDSWLWGERLVTINLLSDTILTMSLDGGCGQLDQEEVKVHLSRRSLVVLYGEARHRWKHAIHRKDIHSRRVCSTFRELSAEFLEGGEQAEMGSQLLNIASSFHGVPL from the exons ATGTTGCTGAATGCACTCTCGCTGCCACCTTATGTATGGCTGCTACTCCTGGAACGTCAAATGGCTTCAGAGGGAGTCAGAAGTAGTATGCCTGTTTGTGGTTGTAAAGGCATAAGGACATGTCTAACATGTGAGAGAATAACGGGCAAAATTGGCTTGACTGCGAATGAAATTACAAAG GAATCACAAGAATTTACATACAATCCTTTATCAGAACTGGCCATAAGATGTGTGACTGGGGTTCAAGAATCATTTCCCTTCCCTGGAGTGTTTCTATGCGAAAACTTTGtcactgaggaggaggagaaggaactGGTGTCTAAAATGGATGAAGATATTTGGAGAGAATCCCAATCAGGAAGAAGGAAACAG GATTTTGGCCCTAAAGTTAACTTCAAAAAGAGACGTGTACGTGTTGGAGGCTTCTGTGGCCTGCCATCAATAAGTCAAAAACTAGTGGCCCAAATGAACCAATTGCCCCAGCTTAATGGTTTTCATCCGGTGGAGCAATGTAACCTGGACTACAATCCTCAGCGAGGGTCTTCTATTGATCCCCACCTTGATGACAGCTGGTTATGGGGAGAGCGATTAGTTACGATCAACTTACTTTCAGACACCATTCTCACAATGAGCCTGGATGGAGGATGTGGACAATTGGATCAAGAAGAAGTGAAGGTCCATCTCTCTCGTAGGTCCTTGGTTGTGTTGTATGGTGAGGCAAGACACCGATGGAAACATGCAATCCATAGAAAGGACATTCACAGTCGCAGAGTGTGTAGTACATTCAGGGAGCTTTCTGCTGAGTTTCTAGAAGGCGGAGAACAAGCAGAGATGGGCTCCCAACTGTTGAACATTGCCTCCAGCTTCCATGGTGTTCCTCTGTGA
- the bckdk gene encoding 3-methyl-2-oxobutanoate dehydrogenase [lipoamide] kinase, mitochondrial: MRRRVTARAIEMLGCGTVANPAMSRQLLVRTININPPTVGNGANERFRSTSSMQGYTELARERSKTVTSFYNQSAIDISAEKASVRLTPTTLLYAGKSPDGHHVLSSAKYLQKELPVRIAHRIKGFRSLPFIIGCNPTILQVHELYIRAYHVLSDFPLIKDQETEARYSKLVQQLLDDHKDVVTMLAEGFRECRKHIQDENLVRNFLDTTLTSRLGIRMLATHHLALHEDNPDFVGIICRRLSPKKIIEKWVDFARRLCEHQYGNSPRVRINGHVAARFPFIPMPLDYILPELLKNSMRATMESHLDTPYNVPDVVITIANNETDFVIRISDRGGGIPHSILEKVMDYHFSTAEDSAQDPRMSNLFNNITNSGPQSGPMHGFGFGLPTSRAYAEYLGGSLSIQSMQGIGTDVYLRLRHIDGKGESFRV; the protein is encoded by the exons ATGCGGCGACGAGTGACCGCAAGAGCCATCGAGATGCTGGGTTGTGGTACAGTCGCCAACCCAGCAATGTCCAGGCAATTACTTGTTAGAACAATAAATATCAATCCACCTACTGTGGGGAATGGAGCAAATGAAAGATTCCGATCCACGTCTTCAATGCAAGGATATACGGAGCTAGCTAGGGAAAGGTCCAAAACCGTTACTTCGTTTTACAACCAGTCTGCCATCGACATATCAGCTGAAAAG GCTTCTGTCAGACTTACTCCAACCACCCTGCTGTATGCTGGAAAATCTCCAGATGGACATCATGTCCTG AGTAGTGCCAAGTACCTGCAGAAAGAATTGCCTGTGCGCATTGCACACCGCATCAAGGGATTCCGCAGCCTTCCCTTCATTATTGGCTGCAACCCCACCATTTTGCAAGTG CATGAACTATACATCCGGGCGTACCATGTACTGAGTGACTTTCCACTG ATCAAGGACCAAGAGACAGAGGCTCGTTACAGTAAACTTGTGCAGCAGCTGCTTGACGACCACAAAGATGTGGTCACCATGCTGGCCGAGGGCTTCAGGGAGTGCCGTAAGCACATCCAG GATGAGAACCTGGTCCGTAATTTCTTAGACACCACTCTGACCTCTCGCCTGGGGATCCGTATGTTGGCCACGCACCACCTCGCCCTGCATGAGGATAAC CCTGATTTTGTGGGGATCATCTGTCGACGACTGTCCCCCAAAAAGATAATTGAGAAGTGGGTGGATTTTGCCCG ACGCCTCTGTGAGCACCAGTATGGCAACTCCCCACGTGTCCGCATCAACGGCCATGTGGCGGCCCGCTTCCCATTCATCCCCATGCCCCTCGACTACATCCTGCCGGAGCTCCTGAAGAATTCCATGAG AGCCACCATGGAGAGCCACCTGGACACACCATACAATGTGCCTGATGTTGTGATCACCATTGCTAACAATGAGACCGACTTTGTCATCAG GATATCTGACCGTGGCGGCGGCATCCCTCACAGTATCCTGGAGAAGGTGATGGACTACCACTTCAGTACCGCAGAGGACAGCGCTCAGGACCCTCGCATGAGCAACCTCTTCAACAACATCACCAACAGCGGGCCTCAGTCGGGTCCCATGCATGG CTTTGGCTTCGGTCTCCCTACCTCCCGCGCCTACGCCGAGTACCTGGGGGGCTCCCTCTCCATCCAGTCCATGCAGGGCATCGGCACAGACGTCTACTTGCGCCTGCGCCACATCGACGGCAAAGGAGAGAGCTTCAGAGTCTGA
- the orai2 gene encoding protein orai-2 isoform X1, with protein MKNNTPKTGEAQPVAMSSELNVPMGSPAPGASERLQDGGGMDYRDWVRRSYLELVTSNHHSVQALSWRKLYLSRAKLKASSRTSALLSGFAMVAMVEVQLEMQYNYPRFLLIAFSVCTTVLVAVHLFALLISTCILPNVEAVSNIHNLNSVSESPHERMHHYIELAWGFSTALGILLFLAEVVLLCWIKFLPVDAKLCKHNCTSTAPQQTHYIGWEAALASTIIMVPVGFIFVIFTIHFYRSLVRHKTDRHHIEIEELHKIKVQLDGQERGLQAV; from the exons ATGAAAAACAACACACCTAAAACAGGGGAAGCCCAGCCAG TTGCCATGAGCAGTGAGCTGAATGTACCAATGGGCTCCCCAGCTCCAGGTGCCTCAGAAAGACTTCAGGATGGTGGAGGAATGGATTATCGAGACTGGGTCCGCCGCAGCTATCTTGAGCTGGTAACATCAAATCACCACTCCGTCCAGGCATTGTCTTGGAGGAAGCTCTATCTCAGCAGGGCCAAGCTGAAAGCCTCAAGTCGCACTTCTGCATTGCTGTCTGGTTTTGCCATG GTGGCCATGGTTGAGGTGCAGCTTGAAATGCAGTACAACTACCCGCGTTTCCTGCTAATCGCCTTCAGCGTGTGCACCACCGTGCTGGTGGCGGTCCACCTCTTTGCCCTGCTCATCAGCACCTGCATCCTGCCCAATGTGGAGGCGGTCAGCAACATCCACAACCTCAACTCTGTGAGCGAGTCGCCGCACGAGCGCATGCACCATTACATCGAGCTGGCCTGGGGCTTCTCCACGGCCCTGGGCATCCTGCTCTTCCTGGCCGAGGTGGTGCTGCTGTGCTGGATCAAGTTCCTGCCCGTGGACGCCAAGCTCTGCAAGCACAACTGCACCAGCACGGCGCCGCAGCAGACACACTACATCGGCTGGGAGGCGGCGCTggcctccaccatcatcatggTGCCTGTGGGCTTCATCTTCGTCATCTTCACCATCCACTTCTACCGCTCGCTAGTCCGCCACAAGACCGACCGCCACCATATAGAGATCGAGGAGCTCCACAAGATCAAAGTGCAGTTGGACGGCCAAGAGAGAGGCCTGCAGGCGGTCTGA